The following are from one region of the Nostoc cf. commune SO-36 genome:
- the rplK gene encoding 50S ribosomal protein L11, protein MAVIKLALNAGKANPAPPVGPALVQHGVNIMMFCKEYNAKTADQAGMVIPVEISVFEDRSFYICTQDATRISADSDAAKVEKGSNEPNKKKVGSISKAQLQEIAQTKLPDLNANDIDAAMKIVAGTAKNMGVTITD, encoded by the coding sequence GTGGCGGTCATTAAACTGGCCTTGAATGCTGGAAAAGCCAACCCAGCACCGCCAGTTGGGCCCGCCTTGGTTCAACATGGTGTCAACATCATGATGTTTTGTAAGGAGTACAACGCCAAAACAGCAGACCAAGCTGGAATGGTGATACCTGTAGAAATTTCGGTTTTTGAAGACCGGAGTTTTTACATTTGTACTCAAGACGCCACCCGCATCAGTGCTGATTCGGATGCGGCGAAAGTTGAAAAAGGCTCCAATGAACCCAACAAAAAAAAGGTTGGGTCAATTAGCAAAGCCCAATTGCAAGAAATAGCCCAAACGAAACTCCCCGACCTCAATGCCAACGACATCGACGCGGCAATGAAGATTGTGGCAGGAACGGCTAAAAATATGGGTGTAACAATCACTGATTAG
- the rplJ gene encoding 50S ribosomal protein L10 — translation MGRTLENKKEIVADLKETLSKSTLALVIDYQGLTVSEITDLRRRLRPSGTVCKVTKNTLMGIAIKDDEKWQPLSELLNGSSAFLLVKEDFSSAIKAYQEFQKVSKKTELRGGVLEGRLLKEPDVKVLGDLPSKEQLIAQIAGAINALATKIAVGINEVPGSLARALQAVSDQEQSGGSTETVAVEDSSTETTTEGDSSTETAAE, via the coding sequence ATGGGTAGAACACTAGAAAATAAAAAAGAAATAGTAGCTGACCTCAAAGAAACTTTGAGTAAGTCAACTCTGGCATTGGTAATTGACTATCAGGGGCTAACAGTTTCTGAAATCACAGACCTACGGCGGCGGCTGCGTCCTAGTGGCACTGTTTGTAAGGTGACGAAAAACACCCTAATGGGCATTGCCATTAAAGATGATGAAAAATGGCAGCCTTTGTCGGAATTGCTCAACGGTTCTTCCGCCTTTTTGCTGGTAAAAGAAGATTTTTCATCAGCAATTAAGGCATATCAAGAATTCCAAAAAGTCAGCAAGAAGACAGAACTTCGTGGTGGTGTACTGGAAGGTCGCCTACTCAAAGAACCTGATGTCAAGGTACTGGGAGACTTGCCATCTAAGGAACAACTCATCGCCCAAATTGCTGGGGCTATCAACGCCTTGGCTACCAAGATTGCTGTGGGTATCAACGAAGTTCCTGGTTCACTGGCTCGTGCTTTGCAGGCTGTGTCTGACCAAGAGCAAAGTGGTGGTAGCACCGAAACTGTTGCTGTCGAAGATAGCAGCACTGAAACAACTACCGAAGGCGATAGCAGCACCGAAACTGCTGCTGAATAG
- the rplL gene encoding 50S ribosomal protein L7/L12 gives MSAATDQILEQLKTLSLLEASELVKQIEEAFGVSAAAPVGGMMMMPGAGGAAPAEEAVEQTEFEVILESVPADKKIAVLKIVRELTGLGLKEAKDLVEAAPKAVKEGIAKDAAEDAKKRIEEAGGKVTIK, from the coding sequence ATGTCTGCTGCAACCGATCAAATTTTAGAACAACTAAAAACCCTTTCTTTGTTGGAAGCTTCTGAGTTAGTTAAGCAAATTGAAGAAGCTTTTGGCGTGAGTGCAGCTGCACCCGTTGGCGGCATGATGATGATGCCTGGTGCTGGTGGTGCTGCTCCAGCTGAAGAAGCTGTTGAGCAAACCGAGTTTGAAGTGATTCTCGAATCAGTACCAGCTGATAAGAAGATTGCCGTACTGAAGATTGTCCGGGAATTGACCGGTTTGGGTCTGAAAGAAGCGAAAGACTTGGTAGAAGCTGCGCCCAAGGCAGTTAAAGAAGGTATTGCTAAGGATGCTGCTGAAGATGCTAAGAAGCGCATCGAAGAAGCTGGCGGTAAGGTGACTATCAAGTAG
- the abc-f gene encoding ribosomal protection-like ABC-F family protein — protein sequence MPKKSILVAENLAYNLSLYRTLFQGVHVSIEVGDRIALVGRNGIGKSTLLKIIAGQITPNAGSVFCNSAVYYLPQISTIRQEITADTVLNFLISLSDYWWNIEDILQTQFHTRLDLSLPIANLSGGELTKLFLAIGLSQQPNLLLLDEPTNHMDLQALEGLRQFLQNFTGAFVIVSHKPFFLDQVTDITWELTSVCLKVYGGNFSLYREQKEIELEVALRSHEVARKELKRTQATAMQEQQRAAQSSRNGRAKFLNGSIDRMAAGLIKTKAELSTGTAKKKHEAAVAKANQKVAETKVKTTKVTSIQLEEKNQKRRNLINIQGANLKVSERLLIQNIQLHISSSDRMSIIGANGSGKSSLVKAILGMENQTAILESGEVLLAPAMKAVYLDQTYELVNRRYTLLENMQVANPNLSYQLLRQQLGHFLFKYDDVHKSASVLSGGELARLAIAMISISEIDLLILDEPTNNLDIETVEQMVVGMNDYQGALWVISHDLDFLCQTNITQSFKLRKQALQMTTYLPNMPEQYYRELLELQDIC from the coding sequence ATGCCGAAAAAATCAATATTGGTAGCTGAGAATTTAGCCTATAATCTCAGCTTATACAGAACTTTATTTCAAGGAGTTCATGTGAGTATTGAGGTGGGCGATCGCATTGCTTTAGTCGGTCGCAACGGAATAGGAAAATCAACCCTACTCAAGATAATTGCAGGTCAAATTACTCCCAATGCAGGTTCCGTTTTCTGTAATAGCGCTGTTTACTATTTGCCCCAAATCAGCACTATCAGGCAAGAAATCACAGCAGATACAGTACTGAATTTTTTGATTTCTCTTTCTGATTATTGGTGGAATATTGAGGATATTTTACAAACACAATTCCACACAAGACTTGACTTATCTTTACCAATTGCTAACTTAAGCGGTGGAGAACTCACAAAACTATTTTTGGCAATTGGTTTATCTCAACAACCCAATTTGCTGTTGCTGGATGAGCCAACTAACCACATGGATTTGCAAGCCTTAGAAGGCTTAAGACAATTTCTACAAAATTTTACTGGCGCGTTTGTAATTGTCTCACACAAGCCTTTTTTCCTAGACCAAGTGACAGATATTACCTGGGAACTTACATCTGTTTGTTTGAAAGTATATGGAGGCAATTTTTCTCTATATCGAGAACAGAAAGAAATCGAGTTAGAGGTAGCATTGCGATCGCACGAAGTCGCTAGAAAGGAACTCAAACGTACCCAAGCCACAGCTATGCAAGAACAGCAACGCGCAGCCCAATCTAGCCGTAACGGTCGCGCCAAGTTTCTTAATGGCAGTATTGATAGAATGGCAGCAGGGCTGATTAAAACTAAAGCTGAGTTGTCTACCGGAACGGCGAAAAAGAAACATGAAGCAGCAGTAGCAAAGGCTAATCAAAAGGTTGCAGAGACGAAAGTCAAAACTACGAAAGTAACTAGTATTCAGCTAGAAGAAAAAAATCAAAAGCGCCGAAATCTCATTAATATCCAGGGTGCAAATCTTAAAGTATCAGAACGTCTATTGATTCAAAATATTCAACTGCATATATCATCTAGCGATCGCATGTCCATTATCGGCGCAAACGGTTCTGGTAAATCGAGTCTGGTAAAAGCAATTTTGGGGATGGAAAACCAAACAGCGATTTTAGAATCAGGTGAGGTTTTGCTAGCACCAGCGATGAAAGCTGTATATCTCGATCAAACCTACGAATTGGTAAATCGCCGATACACACTTTTGGAAAATATGCAAGTTGCTAATCCTAATCTTAGCTATCAGCTTTTGCGTCAACAGTTGGGACACTTTCTCTTTAAATATGATGACGTTCACAAAAGCGCTTCTGTATTGAGTGGGGGTGAGTTGGCAAGATTAGCAATCGCTATGATCAGTATCTCAGAAATCGATCTGCTGATTCTCGATGAGCCAACTAATAACCTGGATATTGAAACTGTTGAACAAATGGTAGTAGGTATGAATGACTATCAAGGGGCACTTTGGGTAATTTCCCACGATCTAGACTTCCTGTGCCAAACTAACATTACTCAAAGTTTCAAGTTGAGAAAGCAAGCCTTGCAAATGACAACCTATTTACCCAATATGCCAGAGCAATATTATCGAGAATTACTCGAACTACAGGATATCTGTTAG
- a CDS encoding DUF6825 family protein, giving the protein MSNPLVQAFFVGRAVAEVVNERLEVALTDALSDLGKFDAEAREQLRQFTEEVIERANRAAEAANSGQATTGTRQASPDSGDLQADVDELRAEIALLRTELQHYRRTSA; this is encoded by the coding sequence ATGAGTAACCCCCTTGTGCAAGCCTTTTTCGTAGGCAGAGCAGTAGCTGAAGTAGTTAATGAGCGTTTAGAGGTCGCCTTGACCGATGCTTTGAGTGATCTGGGCAAATTTGATGCAGAAGCTAGAGAGCAGCTGCGCCAGTTTACAGAAGAAGTCATAGAGCGGGCAAATCGAGCAGCAGAAGCGGCTAATAGCGGTCAAGCTACCACCGGTACTAGACAAGCCAGCCCTGATTCCGGTGACTTGCAAGCAGATGTAGATGAATTACGGGCAGAAATTGCCCTTTTACGAACAGAATTGCAACATTATCGCAGAACTTCTGCATAA
- a CDS encoding ABC1 kinase family protein, which yields MEQGYSDKAYRWNREKYSSRRRFVDIWSFVLTLLFKLWLYNKSWSYPGGVTELKQAARRKTQAVWIRNTLLDLGPTFIKVGQLFSTRADIFPGEYVEELAKLQDKVPAFSYEQVEATIEKELGKKIPELFHNFEPIPLAAASLGQVHKAILHTGESVVVKVQRPGLKKLFEIDLQILKGITRYFQNHPKWGRGRDWLGIYEECCRILWEEIDYLNEGRNADTFRRNFRGYDWVNVPRIYWRYATSRVLTLEYLPGIKISQYEALEAAGLDRKAIARQGAQAYLLQLLNSGFFHADPHPGNIAVSANGALIFYDFGMMGRIKSNVREGLMQTLFGIAQKDGDRVVQSLIELGAIAPTDDMGPVRRSVQYMLDHFMDKPFENQSVAAISDDLYEIAYNQPFRFPATFTFVMRAFSTLEGVGKGLDPDFNFMEVAKPYAMQLMTDMNGSEGNSFLNELSRQAAQVSSTAFGLPRRLEDTLEKLEQGDMRLRVRSIETERLLRRQSSIQLSISYSLLISGFTLSATILVVKDYVWLALLPGLIALGLSVIMIRLLLRLDRYDRMY from the coding sequence ATGGAACAAGGTTATTCAGATAAAGCATACCGTTGGAATCGGGAAAAATACTCTAGCAGACGGCGTTTTGTGGACATTTGGTCTTTTGTCTTGACCTTATTGTTCAAACTTTGGCTATACAACAAATCTTGGAGTTATCCAGGTGGTGTGACTGAGTTAAAGCAAGCTGCAAGACGCAAAACCCAAGCGGTGTGGATTCGCAATACCTTACTAGATTTAGGGCCAACCTTTATTAAAGTTGGCCAACTGTTTTCCACCCGTGCTGATATATTCCCAGGTGAATATGTAGAAGAACTAGCCAAGTTACAAGACAAAGTACCCGCATTTAGCTATGAGCAAGTAGAAGCGACCATTGAAAAAGAACTAGGCAAGAAAATTCCTGAACTCTTCCATAATTTTGAACCAATTCCCTTGGCTGCTGCTAGTTTGGGGCAAGTACACAAAGCTATACTGCATACTGGAGAATCGGTTGTTGTCAAGGTGCAACGTCCTGGACTAAAGAAGTTATTTGAAATAGATTTACAAATTCTCAAGGGAATTACCCGCTACTTTCAAAACCATCCCAAATGGGGGCGAGGGCGAGATTGGTTAGGTATTTACGAAGAATGTTGTCGCATTCTTTGGGAAGAAATTGATTATCTCAACGAAGGTCGTAATGCTGATACTTTTCGCCGTAACTTTCGCGGCTACGATTGGGTAAACGTGCCCAGAATATACTGGCGTTATGCCACTTCCAGAGTACTGACTTTAGAATATCTCCCTGGAATTAAAATTAGCCAATACGAAGCTTTAGAAGCGGCAGGTTTGGATCGAAAAGCGATCGCACGTCAAGGCGCTCAAGCCTACTTACTACAATTACTCAATAGTGGCTTTTTCCACGCCGATCCTCACCCAGGTAATATTGCTGTTAGTGCCAATGGTGCTTTAATATTCTACGATTTCGGCATGATGGGGCGGATTAAGTCCAACGTCCGCGAAGGATTGATGCAAACACTGTTTGGTATCGCTCAAAAAGATGGCGATCGCGTTGTCCAATCTCTCATCGAGTTAGGCGCGATCGCCCCAACTGATGATATGGGGCCAGTACGGCGTTCCGTCCAGTACATGCTCGATCATTTCATGGATAAGCCCTTTGAAAACCAATCGGTCGCGGCAATCAGTGACGACCTTTACGAAATAGCTTATAATCAGCCATTTAGATTTCCAGCAACTTTCACTTTTGTGATGCGAGCCTTTTCTACCCTAGAAGGGGTAGGTAAAGGCTTAGATCCAGATTTTAACTTTATGGAAGTTGCTAAACCTTATGCAATGCAACTTATGACCGACATGAATGGTTCTGAGGGGAATAGCTTTCTTAACGAATTAAGTCGCCAAGCAGCTCAGGTAAGTAGTACCGCCTTTGGTCTACCACGTAGATTAGAAGATACGCTAGAGAAGCTAGAGCAGGGAGATATGCGTTTGCGCGTTCGGTCGATAGAAACTGAACGCTTGCTGCGGCGACAGAGCAGTATTCAACTTTCAATAAGCTATTCTCTGTTAATAAGCGGTTTCACCCTTTCAGCTACTATCCTAGTGGTTAAAGATTATGTCTGGTTGGCACTGCTCCCTGGTTTAATTGCACTAGGGCTTTCAGTGATCATGATCAGACTACTTTTACGCCTCGACCGTTACGATCGTATGTATTAA
- a CDS encoding Stp1/IreP family PP2C-type Ser/Thr phosphatase, with amino-acid sequence MKLNFTGFSDPGLIRSNNQDAYYIDPEGRFFVVADGMGGHAGGEEASRIATGEIQAYLLANWESPKSSQELLEQALWGANQAILHDQQNHPERADMGTTVVAVIFRAPESPWCAHVGDSRLYRFRESHLEQVTEDHTWVARAIKIGDITLDEARSHPFRHVLSRCLGREDLHQIDVQPLDVKAGDRLLLCSDGLTEELVQQKIASCLQDTPWVDKAAISLVEAAKEHGGHDNITVVIVSLEENSH; translated from the coding sequence ATGAAACTTAATTTCACGGGTTTTAGCGATCCGGGACTTATTCGTTCTAATAATCAGGATGCTTACTATATCGACCCAGAGGGGCGATTTTTCGTTGTCGCCGATGGAATGGGTGGCCATGCAGGAGGTGAAGAAGCAAGTCGGATTGCCACTGGAGAAATCCAGGCGTATTTGCTAGCAAATTGGGAATCTCCTAAATCTTCTCAAGAATTGCTAGAGCAAGCTTTGTGGGGAGCCAATCAAGCGATTTTGCACGATCAGCAAAATCATCCCGAACGCGCCGACATGGGTACAACAGTTGTAGCAGTAATTTTTCGCGCCCCAGAATCCCCCTGGTGCGCTCATGTTGGCGATTCTCGGCTGTATCGCTTCCGAGAGTCGCACTTAGAACAAGTAACAGAAGACCACACTTGGGTAGCACGGGCAATAAAAATCGGTGACATCACTTTAGATGAAGCGCGATCGCATCCTTTTCGTCATGTATTGTCGCGCTGTTTAGGGCGTGAAGACTTGCATCAAATTGATGTGCAACCACTAGATGTCAAAGCTGGCGATCGCTTGCTGTTATGTAGTGATGGTCTTACAGAAGAACTTGTCCAGCAAAAGATTGCTAGCTGCCTCCAAGACACTCCTTGGGTTGATAAAGCCGCCATTTCTCTAGTTGAGGCTGCCAAAGAGCATGGAGGTCACGATAACATCACGGTTGTCATCGTCTCACTCGAAGAAAATAGTCATTAG
- a CDS encoding NblA/ycf18 family protein, whose product MNQPMKLSLEQQFSICSFSTQVQHMSHEQAKDFLVKLYEQMVVREATYQELLKHQWGLDSGSTMA is encoded by the coding sequence ATGAATCAACCTATGAAGCTATCCTTGGAACAGCAATTCAGCATTTGCTCATTTTCTACTCAGGTACAACACATGAGCCACGAGCAAGCTAAAGACTTTTTAGTCAAGCTTTATGAGCAAATGGTCGTCCGCGAGGCAACTTATCAAGAGCTTCTCAAGCACCAGTGGGGCTTAGATTCCGGTTCCACTATGGCATAG
- a CDS encoding serine/threonine protein kinase, with protein sequence MSDPNIGRLLSKRYQLQELIGTGAMGRVYRAKDTLLGGVPVAVKFLALSIQNEKMRLQDRFEREAKTCALLGQKSIHIVRVMDYGVDDNNTPFYVMEYLQGQSLNNIIRKQRLPLPRFLSMARQLSLGLQCAHDGIPVEGTICPIIHRDVKPSNMLVIQDPSFGELVKVLDFGIAKLLQSDGDQTKFYLGTLAYSSPEQMEGKELDNRSDIYSLGIMMFEMLTGKMPLVAPTHSFGAWYKTHHYQKPRAFTEVTPGLELPKEIEDLVMSCLAKVARDRPQSITEILKVLAALEKPEHTRKIKQDSHALVPATTASNELEQKTKVDLQVSLSNDEIARAISWPQNKPIADIVFPQPIHSNGQVLPALWVMLPQEEIQKRLLCNRYNQFLFISIPHPMLLWITVIHNRKHGAKWLPYYLDLKTSLGQEITRLLQHTGYYRLLFFARETPNRCSHILLSSVAFAQRQRLQEWVAMSNTLMSSADPQMSKSLLKKEYEKIKPQILAKLESIDTDSPYDLSS encoded by the coding sequence ATGTCAGACCCCAATATTGGTCGCTTACTCAGCAAACGCTACCAACTCCAGGAGTTAATCGGAACTGGAGCAATGGGTCGGGTTTATCGTGCTAAAGATACTTTGTTGGGAGGTGTACCGGTTGCAGTGAAGTTTCTCGCTTTATCAATCCAAAATGAAAAGATGCGATTGCAAGACCGCTTTGAGCGAGAAGCAAAAACCTGTGCTTTACTAGGGCAAAAAAGTATCCACATTGTCCGAGTTATGGACTACGGCGTAGACGACAATAATACCCCGTTCTATGTCATGGAATACCTACAAGGACAAAGCTTGAATAATATTATTCGCAAGCAACGGCTGCCTTTACCAAGATTTCTCAGCATGGCGCGTCAACTCAGCCTGGGATTACAGTGCGCCCATGATGGCATCCCAGTTGAGGGCACTATTTGCCCAATTATCCATCGGGATGTCAAGCCAAGCAATATGCTGGTAATTCAAGATCCCAGCTTTGGAGAATTGGTCAAGGTTCTAGATTTTGGCATTGCTAAGTTATTACAGTCAGACGGCGACCAGACAAAATTTTATTTGGGAACATTGGCTTATTCTTCTCCCGAACAGATGGAGGGTAAGGAATTAGACAATCGTTCTGATATTTATAGTTTGGGCATCATGATGTTTGAGATGCTCACAGGCAAAATGCCACTGGTTGCACCAACTCACTCTTTTGGTGCATGGTATAAAACACATCACTATCAAAAACCGCGTGCTTTTACTGAGGTTACGCCCGGATTAGAATTACCAAAAGAAATCGAAGATTTGGTGATGAGTTGTCTAGCTAAAGTAGCACGCGATCGCCCACAAAGTATCACTGAAATCCTCAAAGTTTTAGCAGCTCTAGAAAAACCTGAGCATACACGCAAAATTAAGCAAGACAGCCATGCCCTAGTTCCTGCGACTACAGCAAGCAATGAGCTGGAACAAAAGACAAAAGTCGATTTGCAGGTATCCTTATCAAATGATGAAATCGCTCGTGCCATTTCCTGGCCTCAAAATAAACCAATTGCCGATATTGTGTTTCCCCAGCCTATTCATAGCAATGGGCAGGTGTTACCAGCTTTGTGGGTGATGCTACCGCAAGAAGAAATTCAAAAGCGCTTACTCTGTAACCGCTATAACCAATTTCTGTTTATCTCTATTCCCCATCCCATGCTGCTATGGATTACTGTCATCCACAACCGCAAGCATGGCGCTAAATGGTTGCCTTATTACCTTGATCTGAAAACTAGTCTTGGTCAAGAAATTACTCGCTTACTACAGCACACAGGTTACTATCGCCTGTTATTCTTTGCCCGAGAAACACCAAATCGCTGTTCTCATATCTTACTTTCCAGCGTTGCTTTTGCCCAGCGCCAACGACTACAAGAGTGGGTCGCTATGAGCAACACGTTGATGTCCTCTGCCGACCCGCAAATGAGTAAAAGCTTACTCAAAAAGGAGTATGAAAAGATTAAGCCTCAAATCCTGGCAAAACTGGAAAGTATTGATACTGATTCTCCATACGATCTTTCCAGCTAA
- a CDS encoding glycosyltransferase has product MKALIVTCHLPTDNKTDKHGWFKRLEIFIDALTDISEIHILYYFNEGQDNLTLEKTAQIEINLSSRINKKVILSLCPYKMRGSLVKKVIDLLFIFYDQKRFFSSKNSLETIALKEKLQTIKPDIIFFSRLPSIVPALGTESEYKFPTIFFDIDDVTHTDYYKRLWSSKLRYLSNSWESVKSSPFFFFQVLHKQLLLSRAVAISDLTFVCSEIDRKYISEKFNDSQVKIVPNAVIIPAKKSSLPSNPNLLFLGNYDRSPNNVIGANFLIEEIWPLIYQQHPEARLIIAGKSPDNIRTYTDNIPGVEFTGFVTDINALYDQTRVVCCPILSGGGTRLKIIEAAAYGKPIVSTTVGAEGLEMIDGREYMLRDQPEDFAQACLELFRNDFLCEELGNQARAAAIKHYDRDCIINLIQEYLQQL; this is encoded by the coding sequence ATGAAAGCTTTAATTGTTACGTGTCATTTACCAACTGATAATAAAACTGATAAACATGGATGGTTTAAACGCCTAGAAATATTTATCGATGCACTCACGGATATTTCTGAGATCCACATCCTTTACTATTTTAACGAGGGGCAAGACAATTTAACCTTAGAAAAAACTGCTCAGATAGAAATAAATCTAAGCAGCAGAATCAATAAAAAGGTTATTTTGTCTCTTTGTCCTTATAAAATGAGAGGTAGTTTGGTAAAAAAAGTAATAGATTTGCTTTTTATTTTTTACGATCAAAAAAGATTTTTTTCTAGCAAAAACTCATTAGAAACTATAGCTTTAAAAGAGAAGCTTCAAACAATAAAACCTGACATAATATTCTTCAGTAGATTACCGTCAATTGTCCCAGCATTAGGTACTGAATCTGAATATAAATTTCCCACTATTTTTTTTGATATTGATGATGTTACCCATACTGATTATTATAAAAGGCTATGGAGTTCTAAGCTACGTTATTTAAGTAATTCCTGGGAAAGCGTTAAATCATCTCCTTTTTTCTTTTTTCAGGTTCTTCACAAACAATTACTACTTTCTCGTGCTGTTGCAATTTCAGACTTAACATTTGTTTGTTCTGAGATTGACCGTAAATATATTTCAGAAAAGTTTAATGATTCTCAGGTTAAAATAGTACCTAATGCTGTGATTATCCCGGCGAAAAAAAGTTCGCTTCCTAGCAACCCAAATTTGCTGTTTTTAGGAAATTATGACCGATCGCCTAATAATGTTATTGGTGCTAATTTCTTGATAGAGGAGATTTGGCCACTTATTTATCAACAGCACCCAGAAGCACGTTTAATTATTGCTGGCAAGAGTCCAGATAATATTCGTACTTATACTGATAATATTCCTGGAGTAGAATTTACAGGCTTTGTGACAGATATAAATGCTCTTTATGACCAAACTCGCGTGGTTTGTTGCCCAATCTTATCTGGAGGTGGTACTCGACTTAAAATCATCGAAGCAGCAGCGTATGGAAAACCAATTGTTTCAACTACTGTTGGAGCAGAAGGACTAGAAATGATAGACGGCAGAGAATATATGCTTCGAGATCAGCCTGAAGATTTTGCCCAAGCTTGCCTAGAATTATTTAGAAATGATTTTCTTTGCGAAGAACTAGGAAATCAAGCTCGTGCTGCTGCTATAAAACATTACGATCGCGACTGTATAATTAATCTTATACAAGAATATCTTCAGCAGTTATAA
- a CDS encoding glycosyltransferase family 2 protein, which translates to MNPKVSVIIPAYNTEAYIAKAIESALEQTLTDIEVIVVDDSSTDKTVEVANSFTDQRLKVIVNQQNLGVSAARNIALRAAEGEWIAVLDSDDWYAPERLEKLVLLAEETNADMIADDIYFIKDGATSPWSTLIQESGENIDKIIQIDSVYFVETDVYGQPGLHLGLSKPVFKREFLVKYDIEYDETISIAEDFWLDMKCLISGARFFLVPQPYYFYRSRSISLVRQSQLSRLNQYCLATYSFIQQKAVEKNPALMRALSYNLEIFKKNLAYAQVLVPIKQGKLSTALREIRKNPGFFYEFISRFSNLIERRFQYYVMGNKLVFEIFYNLQLKRNKNN; encoded by the coding sequence ATGAATCCTAAAGTCTCTGTCATTATTCCTGCTTACAATACTGAAGCTTATATTGCAAAGGCAATAGAGTCAGCCTTAGAGCAAACGCTCACTGATATTGAAGTTATTGTAGTCGATGATAGTTCAACTGATAAAACTGTAGAAGTTGCTAATAGTTTTACCGATCAACGTCTTAAAGTAATAGTTAATCAACAAAACCTTGGGGTTTCTGCTGCGCGTAATATTGCTCTCAGGGCAGCTGAAGGAGAATGGATTGCTGTTCTTGATTCAGATGACTGGTATGCTCCTGAAAGATTAGAAAAGCTTGTGTTACTGGCAGAAGAAACAAATGCAGATATGATTGCAGACGATATTTATTTTATCAAAGATGGTGCAACATCTCCTTGGAGTACATTAATTCAAGAAAGTGGAGAAAATATAGATAAAATCATCCAAATTGATAGCGTTTATTTTGTAGAAACTGATGTTTATGGACAACCAGGGTTGCATCTTGGTTTAAGCAAGCCTGTATTCAAACGGGAATTTCTGGTTAAGTACGACATTGAGTATGATGAAACTATAAGCATAGCTGAGGATTTTTGGCTTGACATGAAATGCTTAATCAGTGGCGCTCGCTTTTTCCTAGTACCACAACCCTATTATTTCTACCGTTCACGCTCCATTTCTCTTGTACGTCAAAGCCAATTGTCACGTCTAAATCAATATTGCCTAGCTACTTATTCTTTTATACAACAAAAAGCTGTAGAAAAAAATCCAGCTTTAATGCGTGCTCTGTCTTATAATCTTGAAATATTCAAGAAAAATTTAGCTTATGCTCAAGTTTTAGTGCCTATAAAACAAGGAAAATTGTCAACAGCATTAAGAGAGATCAGGAAAAATCCAGGCTTTTTTTATGAGTTCATTTCTCGATTTTCTAATCTAATAGAACGTCGATTCCAATATTATGTAATGGGTAATAAATTAGTTTTTGAAATATTTTACAATCTCCAATTAAAACGAAACAAAAATAATTAG